One region of Syngnathus scovelli strain Florida chromosome 15, RoL_Ssco_1.2, whole genome shotgun sequence genomic DNA includes:
- the LOC125981915 gene encoding rap1 GTPase-activating protein 2 isoform X5, producing the protein MLHLIRVGCSVTDGNGTMLQDRCKQELQAASNGADADCPPSPPRTAPPTTKSAHFFDTLDKMEVPEAAEMKAVPPRQKDDYIPYPRIEEVLEKGEPYPQVILPQFGGYWIEEPEEPPPPAPPPATQEASGDDEQEGGEAQDNANCGYRLEETNEAARAYRKYFLGKEHLNFSCPSSSVGNVLLSVRHEEENQQEHLHVIIRSRVKTIYQRLSVTELPDIPSVQELTKLLCDDAAGLRFSPVLYPKASQLIVNYDEHEVNNTFKFGVIFQRFGQVSEEELFRNNEETPAFQEFLQLLGDTVDLQDFKGFRGGLDVSHGQTGSQSVYTVHKQQEVMFHVSTKLPFTEGDTQQLQRKRHIGNDIVALVFQEEATPFVPDMIASNFLHAFVTVQVEEPCSENTSYKVSVTAREDVPPFGPPLPNPAVFKKGPEFREFLLTKLINAELACYKSIRFSRLEERTRAALLDTLHDELQRRSQRMLGLTSTLDEEARAENGHAHGGLLESIKRAMRGRSVSMETMSRGGGGLPTSLSGGGLAHISAEGSVKSPVKRRSGLFPRLLSIDSQTDKHSQRGFLGDQRNFDGCQPMLEVKSELPSNPSSPEAGQRDRICMKKDNSKISRSTSSTCSFSLPADDTHLFAHAVTVEGQGSSPLIVCRSPTELKNKNSPRSNLKFRFDKLSHSAAQGH; encoded by the exons ATGCTGCATCTCATCAGAGTGGGATGCTCAGTTACCGACGGCAACGGAACAATGCTGCAGGACCGCTG CAAACAGGAGCTCCAGGCCGCTTCCAATGGTGCCGACGCCGACTGCCCCCCCTCGCCTCCCCGCACGGCACCGCCCACCACCAAG TCGGCCCATTTCTTTGACACGTTGGACAAGATGGAG GTTCCAGAAGCTGCTGAGATGAAAGCCGTCCCTCCGAGGCAGAAG GATGACTACATCCCTTATCCAAGGATCGAAGAG GTGTTAGAGAAGGGCGAACCGTACCCACAGGTCATCCTCCCCCAGTTTGGAGGTTACTGGATCGAGGAACCTGAGGAACCTCCCCCGCCTGCACCTCCCCCTGCCACCCAGGAGGCCAGCGGGGATGACGAGCAAGAAGGAGGAGAGGCTCAGGATAACGCAAACTGTGGCTATCGCCTGGAGGAGACCAACGAGGCTGCACGTGCGTACAGGAAGTACTTCTTGGGCAAG GAACATTTAAACTTCTCTTGCCCGTCCAGCAGCGTTGGAAACGTGTTGTTGTCTGTTAGGCATGAAGAAGAGAATCAGCAAGAACATCTCCACGTCATCATCAG GTCCCGAGTGAAGACAATCTATCAGCGCCTGTCAGTGACGGAGCTGCCTGATATACCAAGTGTACAAGAGCTGACTAAg CTGCTGTGTGACGACGCAGCTGGTCTCCGTTTCAGTCCCGTCCTTTACCCGAAG GCGTCTCAGCTAATTGTCAACTATGACGAACATGAGGTCAACAACACGTTCAAGTTTGGAGTTATTTTCCAACGCTTTGGACAG GTGTCCGAGGAGGAGCTGTTCAGGAACAACGAGGAAACGCCAGCGTTCCAAGAGTTTCTGCAACTCCTCGGTGACACTGTGGACCTGCAAGACTTTAAAGG GTTTCGGGGGGGTCTGGATGTGTCTCACGGCCAGACTGGTTCTCAGTCTGTGTACACGGTCCACAAACAGCAGGAAGTCATGTTCCACGTTTCCACCAAGCTGCCCTTCACGGAGGGAGACACCCAGCAG CTCCAGAGGAAGCGTCACATAGGCAACGACATCGTAGCCCTGGTTTTCCAGGAGGAGGCCACCCCCTTTGTGCCAGACATGATCGCCTCCAACTTTTTACACGCCTTTGTCACAGTCCAGGTGGAGGAACCCTGCTCGGAGAATACCAGCTATAAG GTGTCTGTTACAGCACGAGAGGATGTACCACCTTTTGGACCGCCTCTCCCAAATCCAGCTGTTTTTAAGAAG GGTCCAGAGTTTCGGGAGTTTCTACTCACTAAACTCATCAATGCAGAGCTGGCCTGTTACAAGAGCATCCGTTTTTCCAGACTGGAG GAGCGGACAAGGGCCGCACTGCTGGATACCCTCCACGACGAGCTACAGAGACGCTCCCAGAGAATGCTGGGATTGACATCTACTCTTGATGAGGAGGCTCGGGCTGAAAATGGACATGCTcacggaggtcttctggaatccATCAAG AGGGCTATGCGCGGGAGAAGCGTCTCCATGGAGACAATGTCAAGAGGTGGCGGGGGGCTGCCCACCAGTTTGAGTGGTGGGGGGTTGGCACATATCAGCGCTGAG GGTAGTGTAAAATCTCCAGTCAAACGCCGTTCGGGTCTGTTCCCTCGATTGTTGAGTATTGACAGCCAAACAGACAAGCACAGCCAGAGAGG TTTCCTCGGTGACCAGAGGAACTTTGATGGTTGCCAGCCCATGTTAGAGGTGAAGTCAGAGCTGCCGTCCAATCCCAGCTCTCCAGAGGCGGGGCAACgagacag AATTTGCATGAAAAAGGATAACAGCAAAATTTCCAGATCCACCTCCAGCACATGTAGCTTCAGTCTCCCTGCGGACGACACTCACctg TTTGCCCATGCTGTGACAGTAGAAGGTCAAGGTTCAAGTCCGCTCATCGTCTGTCGAAGCCCCACAG aattaaaaaacaaaaactcaccGAGATCCAACCTGAAGTTTCGTTTCGACAAGCTGAGTCACTCAGCTGCG CAGGGACATTAG
- the LOC125981915 gene encoding rap1 GTPase-activating protein 2 isoform X7, with product MLHLIRVGCSVTDGNGTMLQDRCKQELQAASNGADADCPPSPPRTAPPTTKSAHFFDTLDKMEDDYIPYPRIEEVLEKGEPYPQVILPQFGGYWIEEPEEPPPPAPPPATQEASGDDEQEGGEAQDNANCGYRLEETNEAARAYRKYFLGKEHLNFSCPSSSVGNVLLSVRHEEENQQEHLHVIIRSRVKTIYQRLSVTELPDIPSVQELTKLLCDDAAGLRFSPVLYPKASQLIVNYDEHEVNNTFKFGVIFQRFGQVSEEELFRNNEETPAFQEFLQLLGDTVDLQDFKGFRGGLDVSHGQTGSQSVYTVHKQQEVMFHVSTKLPFTEGDTQQLQRKRHIGNDIVALVFQEEATPFVPDMIASNFLHAFVTVQVEEPCSENTSYKVSVTAREDVPPFGPPLPNPAVFKKGPEFREFLLTKLINAELACYKSIRFSRLEERTRAALLDTLHDELQRRSQRMLGLTSTLDEEARAENGHAHGGLLESIKRAMRGRSVSMETMSRGGGGLPTSLSGGGLAHISAEGSVKSPVKRRSGLFPRLLSIDSQTDKHSQRGFLGDQRNFDGCQPMLEVKSELPSNPSSPEAGQRDRICMKKDNSKISRSTSSTCSFSLPADDTHLFAHAVTVEGQGSSPLIVCRSPTELKNKNSPRSNLKFRFDKLSHSAAQGH from the exons ATGCTGCATCTCATCAGAGTGGGATGCTCAGTTACCGACGGCAACGGAACAATGCTGCAGGACCGCTG CAAACAGGAGCTCCAGGCCGCTTCCAATGGTGCCGACGCCGACTGCCCCCCCTCGCCTCCCCGCACGGCACCGCCCACCACCAAG TCGGCCCATTTCTTTGACACGTTGGACAAGATGGAG GATGACTACATCCCTTATCCAAGGATCGAAGAG GTGTTAGAGAAGGGCGAACCGTACCCACAGGTCATCCTCCCCCAGTTTGGAGGTTACTGGATCGAGGAACCTGAGGAACCTCCCCCGCCTGCACCTCCCCCTGCCACCCAGGAGGCCAGCGGGGATGACGAGCAAGAAGGAGGAGAGGCTCAGGATAACGCAAACTGTGGCTATCGCCTGGAGGAGACCAACGAGGCTGCACGTGCGTACAGGAAGTACTTCTTGGGCAAG GAACATTTAAACTTCTCTTGCCCGTCCAGCAGCGTTGGAAACGTGTTGTTGTCTGTTAGGCATGAAGAAGAGAATCAGCAAGAACATCTCCACGTCATCATCAG GTCCCGAGTGAAGACAATCTATCAGCGCCTGTCAGTGACGGAGCTGCCTGATATACCAAGTGTACAAGAGCTGACTAAg CTGCTGTGTGACGACGCAGCTGGTCTCCGTTTCAGTCCCGTCCTTTACCCGAAG GCGTCTCAGCTAATTGTCAACTATGACGAACATGAGGTCAACAACACGTTCAAGTTTGGAGTTATTTTCCAACGCTTTGGACAG GTGTCCGAGGAGGAGCTGTTCAGGAACAACGAGGAAACGCCAGCGTTCCAAGAGTTTCTGCAACTCCTCGGTGACACTGTGGACCTGCAAGACTTTAAAGG GTTTCGGGGGGGTCTGGATGTGTCTCACGGCCAGACTGGTTCTCAGTCTGTGTACACGGTCCACAAACAGCAGGAAGTCATGTTCCACGTTTCCACCAAGCTGCCCTTCACGGAGGGAGACACCCAGCAG CTCCAGAGGAAGCGTCACATAGGCAACGACATCGTAGCCCTGGTTTTCCAGGAGGAGGCCACCCCCTTTGTGCCAGACATGATCGCCTCCAACTTTTTACACGCCTTTGTCACAGTCCAGGTGGAGGAACCCTGCTCGGAGAATACCAGCTATAAG GTGTCTGTTACAGCACGAGAGGATGTACCACCTTTTGGACCGCCTCTCCCAAATCCAGCTGTTTTTAAGAAG GGTCCAGAGTTTCGGGAGTTTCTACTCACTAAACTCATCAATGCAGAGCTGGCCTGTTACAAGAGCATCCGTTTTTCCAGACTGGAG GAGCGGACAAGGGCCGCACTGCTGGATACCCTCCACGACGAGCTACAGAGACGCTCCCAGAGAATGCTGGGATTGACATCTACTCTTGATGAGGAGGCTCGGGCTGAAAATGGACATGCTcacggaggtcttctggaatccATCAAG AGGGCTATGCGCGGGAGAAGCGTCTCCATGGAGACAATGTCAAGAGGTGGCGGGGGGCTGCCCACCAGTTTGAGTGGTGGGGGGTTGGCACATATCAGCGCTGAG GGTAGTGTAAAATCTCCAGTCAAACGCCGTTCGGGTCTGTTCCCTCGATTGTTGAGTATTGACAGCCAAACAGACAAGCACAGCCAGAGAGG TTTCCTCGGTGACCAGAGGAACTTTGATGGTTGCCAGCCCATGTTAGAGGTGAAGTCAGAGCTGCCGTCCAATCCCAGCTCTCCAGAGGCGGGGCAACgagacag AATTTGCATGAAAAAGGATAACAGCAAAATTTCCAGATCCACCTCCAGCACATGTAGCTTCAGTCTCCCTGCGGACGACACTCACctg TTTGCCCATGCTGTGACAGTAGAAGGTCAAGGTTCAAGTCCGCTCATCGTCTGTCGAAGCCCCACAG aattaaaaaacaaaaactcaccGAGATCCAACCTGAAGTTTCGTTTCGACAAGCTGAGTCACTCAGCTGCG CAGGGACATTAG
- the LOC125981915 gene encoding rap1 GTPase-activating protein 2 isoform X8 yields MEQVPEAAEMKAVPPRQKDDYIPYPRIEEVLEKGEPYPQVILPQFGGYWIEEPEEPPPPAPPPATQEASGDDEQEGGEAQDNANCGYRLEETNEAARAYRKYFLGKEHLNFSCPSSSVGNVLLSVRHEEENQQEHLHVIIRSRVKTIYQRLSVTELPDIPSVQELTKLLCDDAAGLRFSPVLYPKASQLIVNYDEHEVNNTFKFGVIFQRFGQVSEEELFRNNEETPAFQEFLQLLGDTVDLQDFKGFRGGLDVSHGQTGSQSVYTVHKQQEVMFHVSTKLPFTEGDTQQLQRKRHIGNDIVALVFQEEATPFVPDMIASNFLHAFVTVQVEEPCSENTSYKVSVTAREDVPPFGPPLPNPAVFKKGPEFREFLLTKLINAELACYKSIRFSRLEERTRAALLDTLHDELQRRSQRMLGLTSTLDEEARAENGHAHGGLLESIKRAMRGRSVSMETMSRGGGGLPTSLSGGGLAHISAEGSVKSPVKRRSGLFPRLLSIDSQTDKHSQRGFLGDQRNFDGCQPMLEVKSELPSNPSSPEAGQRDRICMKKDNSKISRSTSSTCSFSLPADDTHLFAHAVTVEGQGSSPLIVCRSPTELKNKNSPRSNLKFRFDKLSHSAAQGH; encoded by the exons ATGGAG CAGGTTCCAGAAGCTGCTGAGATGAAAGCCGTCCCTCCGAGGCAGAAG GATGACTACATCCCTTATCCAAGGATCGAAGAG GTGTTAGAGAAGGGCGAACCGTACCCACAGGTCATCCTCCCCCAGTTTGGAGGTTACTGGATCGAGGAACCTGAGGAACCTCCCCCGCCTGCACCTCCCCCTGCCACCCAGGAGGCCAGCGGGGATGACGAGCAAGAAGGAGGAGAGGCTCAGGATAACGCAAACTGTGGCTATCGCCTGGAGGAGACCAACGAGGCTGCACGTGCGTACAGGAAGTACTTCTTGGGCAAG GAACATTTAAACTTCTCTTGCCCGTCCAGCAGCGTTGGAAACGTGTTGTTGTCTGTTAGGCATGAAGAAGAGAATCAGCAAGAACATCTCCACGTCATCATCAG GTCCCGAGTGAAGACAATCTATCAGCGCCTGTCAGTGACGGAGCTGCCTGATATACCAAGTGTACAAGAGCTGACTAAg CTGCTGTGTGACGACGCAGCTGGTCTCCGTTTCAGTCCCGTCCTTTACCCGAAG GCGTCTCAGCTAATTGTCAACTATGACGAACATGAGGTCAACAACACGTTCAAGTTTGGAGTTATTTTCCAACGCTTTGGACAG GTGTCCGAGGAGGAGCTGTTCAGGAACAACGAGGAAACGCCAGCGTTCCAAGAGTTTCTGCAACTCCTCGGTGACACTGTGGACCTGCAAGACTTTAAAGG GTTTCGGGGGGGTCTGGATGTGTCTCACGGCCAGACTGGTTCTCAGTCTGTGTACACGGTCCACAAACAGCAGGAAGTCATGTTCCACGTTTCCACCAAGCTGCCCTTCACGGAGGGAGACACCCAGCAG CTCCAGAGGAAGCGTCACATAGGCAACGACATCGTAGCCCTGGTTTTCCAGGAGGAGGCCACCCCCTTTGTGCCAGACATGATCGCCTCCAACTTTTTACACGCCTTTGTCACAGTCCAGGTGGAGGAACCCTGCTCGGAGAATACCAGCTATAAG GTGTCTGTTACAGCACGAGAGGATGTACCACCTTTTGGACCGCCTCTCCCAAATCCAGCTGTTTTTAAGAAG GGTCCAGAGTTTCGGGAGTTTCTACTCACTAAACTCATCAATGCAGAGCTGGCCTGTTACAAGAGCATCCGTTTTTCCAGACTGGAG GAGCGGACAAGGGCCGCACTGCTGGATACCCTCCACGACGAGCTACAGAGACGCTCCCAGAGAATGCTGGGATTGACATCTACTCTTGATGAGGAGGCTCGGGCTGAAAATGGACATGCTcacggaggtcttctggaatccATCAAG AGGGCTATGCGCGGGAGAAGCGTCTCCATGGAGACAATGTCAAGAGGTGGCGGGGGGCTGCCCACCAGTTTGAGTGGTGGGGGGTTGGCACATATCAGCGCTGAG GGTAGTGTAAAATCTCCAGTCAAACGCCGTTCGGGTCTGTTCCCTCGATTGTTGAGTATTGACAGCCAAACAGACAAGCACAGCCAGAGAGG TTTCCTCGGTGACCAGAGGAACTTTGATGGTTGCCAGCCCATGTTAGAGGTGAAGTCAGAGCTGCCGTCCAATCCCAGCTCTCCAGAGGCGGGGCAACgagacag AATTTGCATGAAAAAGGATAACAGCAAAATTTCCAGATCCACCTCCAGCACATGTAGCTTCAGTCTCCCTGCGGACGACACTCACctg TTTGCCCATGCTGTGACAGTAGAAGGTCAAGGTTCAAGTCCGCTCATCGTCTGTCGAAGCCCCACAG aattaaaaaacaaaaactcaccGAGATCCAACCTGAAGTTTCGTTTCGACAAGCTGAGTCACTCAGCTGCG CAGGGACATTAG